The Pseudodesulfovibrio cashew genomic sequence AGAGCAGATCGTTATCGATGATCATCCTGTCTTCCTTTCCTTCCTGCGCCTTTAACCGTCCGGCTAGGGCAGCAAGTTTTCGATGGCGTAGATTTTGGTGATCGTCGCCAGATCCGGGTGCGGGGTGGGGATGACAAGGGAGCTGTAGACGGATGCGCCCATGGCCTCCACGGCCTTGACTCCGGCTTCCACGGCAGCCTTGCAGGCAGCAACGTCCCCCTGGACAAGAACCGACATGTAGCCGGCGGCCACGTTCTCGTATCCGATGAGTTCCACGTCAGCGGTCTTCATCATGGCGTCCGCCGCCTCGAGGACGAAGACGATACCGAAGGTCTCGATGAGCCCCATGGCCTTGGGACGCGGCTGGGATTCAGCGTCGCCCGAACGCTCCACGGCATGCACGGAGACAATATCCCCCACGCCGCGAATGGGCCGGGGCATGACGTTCTTGGCGGTCAGCTTGC encodes the following:
- a CDS encoding BMC domain-containing protein; this encodes MRYYGEEALGLIETLGMVPAIGGADAMLKTADVELVSYENVGSSLVTVMVKGDVAAVEASVAAGSVAAAEVGKLTAKNVMPRPIRGVGDIVSVHAVERSGDAESQPRPKAMGLIETFGIVFVLEAADAMMKTADVELIGYENVAAGYMSVLVQGDVAACKAAVEAGVKAVEAMGASVYSSLVIPTPHPDLATITKIYAIENLLP